One Aphidius gifuensis isolate YNYX2018 linkage group LG5, ASM1490517v1, whole genome shotgun sequence genomic region harbors:
- the LOC122856914 gene encoding splicing factor 3A subunit 3 has translation METILEQQRRHHEERERLIDSMVKELLHKKPGHRENINSEYRLKMLLDNFMDSTSKLQELYEDKDGQRKEEVQALSGPNEFSEFYSRLKSIKDFYRRHPNEISVPMSVEFEELTKMRENPTEELSNLVQFTDEEGYGKYLDLHECYEKYVNLKGIEKIDYISYLSTFDHLFDISRERKNADYRRYVEALLEYLSNYITRVKPLHDIDVELEDARKEFEIQWENNTFPGWPKETGSALTNVGAHLELSAFSSWEELASLGLDRLKSALMALGLKCGGTLEERAQRLFSTKGEASLDPNLLAKNNKNKKIGKGKDMEKQKDIARLESQVYRLAELVTSQRLSTKENVQRKQARTEGERGDSDADASASESDDDDDNEVPYNPKNLPLGWDGKPIPYWLYKLHGLNISYNCEICGNFTYKGPKAFQRHFAEWRHAHGMRCLGIPNTAHFANVTQIEDALALWEKLKTQKQAERWQPEQEEEFEDSLGNVVNRKTYEDLKRQGLL, from the exons atggaaaCAATATTGGAACAACAACGTCGTCATCATGAGGAAAGAGAACGATTGATTGATTCAATGGTCAAAGAATTATTGCATAAAAAGCCGGGTCACCGAGAAAACATTAACTCAGAGTATCGTTTAAAAATGTTGCTAGATAATTTTATGGATAGTACATCAAAATTACAAGAATTATATGAGGATAAAGATGGTCAAAGAAAAGAAGAG gttCAAGCATTATCTGGACCAAATGAATTTTCTGAATTTTATTCACGTCTTAAGTcaataaaagatttttatcGACGTCATCCAAATGAAATAAGTGTACCAATGTCTGTTGAATTTGAAGAATTAACAAAAATGCGTGAAAATCCAACTGaagaattatcaaatttagtaCAATTTACTGATGAAGAAGGCTATGGTAAATATCTTGATTTACATGaatgttatgaaaaatatgtaaatttaaaaggtattgaaaaaattgattatatatcatatttatcaacatttgatcatttatttgatatatcacGTGAACGTAAAAATGCTGATTATCGTAGATATGTTGAAGCACTGCtagaatatttatcaaattatataaCAAGAGTTAAACCACTTCATGATATTGATGTTGAACTTGAGGATGCACGTAAAGAATTTGAAATACAATGggaaaataatacatttccTGGTTGGCCAAAAGAAACTGGTTCAGCATTAACAAATGTTGGTGCACATTTAGAGCTATCAGCATTTTCATCATGGGAAGAATTAGCATCACTTGGTTTAGATAGATTAAAATCAGCATTAATGGCACTTGGTTTAAAATGTGGTGGTACATTAGAAGAAAGAGCACAAAGATTATTTAGTACAAAAGGTGAAGCATCACTTGATCCAAATTTActtgctaaaaataataaaaataaaaaaattggcaaaGGTAAAGATatggaaaaacaaaaagatattGCACGTCTTGAATCACAAGTATATAGATTGGCTGAATTAGTTACAAGTCAAAGATtatcaacaaaagaaaatgtaCAAAGAAAACAAGCAAGAACAGAGGGTGAACGTGGTGATTCAGATGCTGATGCAAGTGCAAGTGaatcagatgatgatgatgataatgaagtACCATATAATCCAAAAAATTTACCACTTGGTTGGGATGGTAAACCAATACCATATTGGTTATATAAACTTCATGGTTTAAATATAAGTTATAATTGTGAAATATGTGGTAATTTTACTTATAAAGGACCAAAAGCATTTCAACGTCATTTTGCTGAATGGCGCCATGCTCATGGTATGCGTTGTCTTGGTATACCAAATACAGCACATTTTGCAAATGTTACACAAATTGAGGATGCATTGGCACTttgggaaaaattaaaaactcaaAAACAAGCTGAAAGATGGCAACCAGAACAAGAAGAAGAATTTGAGGATTCACTTGGTAATGTCGTTAATAGAAAAACATATGAGGATCTTAAACGACAAGGactattgtag